CGCCCTTTGCCCAGCGCGTTTGCGGATGAAAGAATCTCATATCTTCGATAATTTCACGCGTAATTTAGATGTGCAATCCCCGTTGGAGCTTATTCGAATCTCTGGTGGTCGACAGCGGTACGATAATGCAGGCGTTGCCGTTAATTTTGCCATTCAACACAACAACTAAACGGTTCTTCACCATTTCTGGTGGAATGTGGCCATCATAAAAGCCGGCTTCATGCGGTTGGCAGACTGATAGGGGATAGTTGCCATAGTTGCACTCAAGAATTTCCCCGACCTTGGGGGCAAATTTGATCGGCATTGATACACTCCTTTGTTGTGAACAATCCGTGTTATGGAGGAATGAGCATGCGGGCGTTTTGCTTTTAGAGAAAGGTGTGGCGTAAGGAAACGGGGAGTGAAAGTGAAATATTGCGGATTCGTGCGCAGAATCCGCCTTGATGGTGGCCGAATTTACCAGCCTTTCACCGCGCCGCCGTTGAAGATTTTCTCGGCGGCCTTGGCCACTTCGTCCGACTCATAGGCCTTGATGAAGTTCTGTACGTTCGGCGCGTCCTTGTTGTCTTCACGGGTGACGATGATGTTGGTGTACGGCGAGTCCTTATCCTCGATGAAGATACCGTCTTTGGTCGGCGTCAGACCGGTCTGGTTGATGTAGGTGGTGCTGATGACGGCGACGGTGACTTTCGGATCGTCCAGCACGTGCGGCAGCTGCGCGCCTTCCAGCTCCATGATTTGGTAATGGTGCGGGTTGGCGCTGATGTCCAGTGCGGTGGGCAACAACCCCTTGCCTTGTTTCAGCGTAATCAATCCGGTTTTTTCCAGCAGCAGCAGGGCGCGCCCCAGGTTGGTCGGATCGAGCGGGATGGCGATCACTGCGCCGTCCGGCAGCTCTTTGAGCGATTTTATCTTTTTGGAGTAGCCGGCCATCGGGAAGACAAAGGTATTGCCGACCGCCACCAGCTTATAGCCGTGATCTTTGTTTTGCTGTTCGAGGAACGGGCGGTGCTGGAACACGTTGGCGTCCAGTTCGCCCTTGTCGGTAGCGTCGTTCGGCAGCAGCGAGCCGCTGAAACCGACCAGCTCGACGTCCAACCCGTATTTCTCTTTCGCCACCTGCCTGGCGACTTCCGCCACGTCCTGTTCCGCGCCGTTGATGACGCCGACCTTGATATGGTTCTGATCGGTTTTTTGATCGCAGCCCTGAAGCGCTAATACGGCGGCGAAGGCCGCCGCCAGAGGGGTGATACGCCAGCGTAAGGTCATCGAAGTCTCCCTGAAAAGAACAATAAAATCAGTTGGTTTTTGTCCTTACAGCTAAGCCTGAACTGCCGATGAAGTCAAACGCTCGTTCAGCATAAACGGCTATAGCTTATAGCCGTTATGCGGCGGGGGATTATTGGCTGAGCGAGCGCAGCACCACGATGCCCGGCGTGGCCATCACGTAATCCATAAAGGGCGAATCGACCACCCGCATGTTGGCCTTGCGCGAAGAGGCGTTGCGCAGCACCGGGCCGTTGTCGGTCATCACGAAGATGCCGGTGTGGGTCACGTCCAGCCCGTCAAGGTTGGTGTAAATACCGATGTAATCACCGGTGCGCAGCTGGGCCAGCACCTTGTCGTCGACGCTGTCGCTAGGGATATAGGTCACGCTGCGTTGCATGTTGGGTAAACCGGGCAGGTAGCTGCTGCCGTCCGCTTTGCGGTTGAGGTTTTTCACGAGGCTGACGGCGTGCGGGCTGAGCTGCGCGGTGATGTCTTCGGCCACCTTGTGCGGCCGCTGCGCCCAGTCGGTGAAGAAGTGCTTGCGCTGCGGGAAGGCGATTTTGCCGTCGACGTAGCGAATGTCTACCAGACGCTGAACGAACTCGCCCTCGCTGCGGGCGGTGCTGAGCGCCTCCACATAATCGATGTAGGTGAAGCAATCCAGCCCGCGGAAGTCGATCACCAACTGCTCGGGGGTGCTCTGCGAACCGACCAGACGGTTGGCGAGATAGGGCGTGCCGAGAAATTCGCGTGAAATCAGGGAGACGGTGCGGCCATGCGGTTGTGCGGCGGGCCAGCCGGCGCGCAGCGCGAGGAGCTCACGCAGCTTGCTGCGGGTGCTGGCGTCCATCTCCGGCTGCACGCCCGGCGGCGAAACGGTGACGTCGGTCGGCGGCGTAACGGGAAGGGCGGCGGAGGGGCGTTCGACGCATCCGCTCATGGCGATAGCTAACATCAGTAAAACAACCTTGTTCTGGTTCATACGGCCCTCCATGGGTGTCGCTGATTTATCAGAGTAAGTGATAACAGTTCTCATCCGATGGTAGGGGTTAAAAAGTAAACATAGCCTCAATGGCGGCCGATAAATCAGTAACCGATTTCGCTATTGAACGGCAAATACCAGAACAGCGCGATTTCATGATCGGCGATCTCCGGCTCGGCGCGGTACAGCAAACGGTCGATGCCGCCGAGGATAAACCCGTAGTGCTGGTAGCAGCGGCAGGCGGCCAGATTGTTGTTCTGCGTTTCGAGCATCATACCCGAGGTTTCCTGCTGCCGCGCCCACTGTTTGGCGTAGTCCAGCAGCGCCCCGGCGATGCCCTGACGGCGCGCGTGAGCGCTGACGGCGATCTCGTCGATCAGGGTGTAACCGTTCCAGTTTTGGCTCAGCGTGATATGGCCAACGGCTTCGTCTTGGCGATACGCCAGAAAGGTGACGCTGTCTTCGTTGGCGAACGGCGCCAGGGGATACTGTTTGCGAAACGGCGCCACCGGGCGGGTTGGCCAGCTGTCGACCGGGCTGTCGAACTGCGGCAGGGCGTAACAGCCAATGGTAAAGCTGAAATCGCCGCGGAGCAGGTAATCATCGGGCAACGCCTCAATGGCCGCGATGCGGATAGACGGGGTCATTACGGCAGCTCCCGCAGCAGGCGCGCCGGGTTACCGGCATAAATCCCCTTGCGGGTGATGTCGCGGGTCACGACTGCCCCGGCGCCGATCACCGCGCCGCTGCAGATATTTACCGCCAATACCGTGGCGCCGGAGCCGATGGATACCCGATCGCCGATGCGCGTGCACCCCCAGCTGGCCGGATCGGCATTGGGCGCGCCATCTTTGAACAGATCGTTGGCGAAGGTGACGCCGTGGCCGATAAAGCACTCTTCGCCGAGGGTAACGTATTCGCAAATAAAGCTGTGCGACTGAATTTTACTGCGCGCGCCGATGCTGACGTGGCGTTGGATCTCCACAAACGGGCCGACGAAGACATCGTCGCCGAGCCGGCAACCGTATAGATTGCAGGGCTCGATCACGGTGACGTTGCGCCCGGCGTCGACGTCGACGATCCCCGTCTGGCGGGTGGTGATAGCGAATGACATGACCTTCCTCGCAGCCTGGTTTTCATGGTGGGAGTATAAGACAAAGCGCCGTGGCGTTGTGCTTTCCGCACGTTTTTTCACCGAAAGACTATAATTAGTACAGGGGAGAGAGCCCCGTGGCCGCAATCCTCGCACGGGTAGCTGTCCGTCGGAGGTGTGAAATTCGTTCGCCGATCGCGACCTACGGCGAGATAGGAGGTGTCTCATGGTCAGTCATGTTTGGGGACTTCTGGCGCATCCCAGCGCCGAGTTCGAACAGATCAAAAGCGAGAATGAAAGCGTCTCGCACCTATACACCCATCACGTGTTGCTCTTGGCAGCAATCCCGGTGGTCTGCGCCTTTATCGGCACCACCCAGTTGGGCTGGCTCTCCGGCGAGGGACATGCCATCAGGCTCGACATGTTTACCGCGCTTTATACCGCCGTGGCGTTTTACCTGCTGATGCTGGCGGGCGTAGCGGCCATGGGGAAAGTCATTCACTGGATGGCGCGGCGTTATGAATCGCGCCCAAGCCTGCACCGCTGCATGGTGTTCGCCGGTTACGTGGCGACCCCGATGTTTCTCAGCGGGGTGGTTGCGCTCTATCCAGTCGTCTGGCTGTGTCTGTTTGTCGGCATTATCGGCCTGTGCTATTCGGGCTATCTGCTGAATCTGGGGATCCCGCACTTCCTGAATATCGACAGTAAGGAAGGGTTCATCTTCTCCAGCTCGACCTTCGCTATCGGCATTCTGTTGCTCGAGCTGCTGCTTGGGGTGACGGTGCTGCTGTGGGGGTACGGTTCCTGGTTGTTCTGAGTTAACGGCTGTTGTTATCGCCCCCGCGCCGGTGGAACGGTGCGGGGGCTTTTGCTTTTATACGCGGCGGAAAACCAGCATCACGCCGAGCACGATGCCCGCCATGCCCAGCAGGCTCAGCGCCGCCAGCGCGTGGCCGAGCAACAGGTAGTCCAGCAGGGCGGTCACTGCCGGGATCAGATAGAACAGGCTGGTGACCTGCACCAGATTGCCGCGCTGGATCAGGCGATACAGCAAGAAAGTCGCCAGCACCGAGATCACCACCGCCATCCACAGCAGCGACAATACGAACTCCGGCCGCCATGCGACCCGCAGCGGCTCAAACGGCAACGCCAGCGCACACATCAGCAACCCGACGGCATACTGCAGCGGCAAGACCGCCAGCGGCGGCTGCGCCATGCCTTTTTGCAGCAGGGTGCCGGCGGTCATGCAGCCCAGCGCGATAAAGGCGAACAGCATGCCGCTCAGCGAGAAGTGGGCCACCATCAGGCTTTGGTACACCACCAGCGTCAGCCCGACCATCGCCAGCGCCAGGCCGAGCGCCCGCAGCCCGGTGCAGCGCCGTTCGGTGATGAACTGGGTGAGGATCGGCTGTACGCCGAGCAGCGTTGCCAGCACGCCGGGCGTAATGCCTTGCTCCAACGCCAGCAGATAGCAGATTTGATAGCTGCCGATCATCAGCACGCCGATCAGCGCGACGCGCCGGCGGGTGCCGGGGGCGGGCAAGCACTGGCGTTGCCACAGGCCGATGGCCAACAGCACCGCCAGCGCGATGGCGCAGCGGAAGAACAGGAAAGCGAAGGCGGAGGCGTGCTCCAACCCCCAGCGGGAGAAGATCGCACCGCTGCTCCAAAGCAGAACGAACAGCGTAGCCAGGCCGGCATTGGCCCAGAGAGAAGGTAATCGCATATCAATTTCACCTGTCGTGAAAATTACAGGCTCCGGCGCGCGCGGCGGTCTACGCCTGGACGCAACAGATCAACATTAGCCGGAGGTAAAAAGTCGGTTTGGCTTAGCGCACGACCACGAGGCGTGGCGGGTAAGCGGCAACCGCTGAAACGACAGAGGAAACGGCGGGTGGGGCGGAGGAAGCACACAGCAAAACGACGGCCGAAACGGTCGCGTCTGTCGGATCTGTACTGTGCGCCAGGTAGGTCATGTGAATTCCTGAAAACCGTGAATGAAACTAACTGCTTCAAACATAATCAAGTTCGCCGGGGCGCGCAACTCCTATCGCTGCGCCACGGCGAAATGGGGCGACTGTCAGTGCTCTTCTGCCCAGCCTTTGCGTTTGCTGGTTTTGCCGATGCCGGGGTTGAAGCTGTTGGTCGGATCGGCGGCGCGGTAAAACGCCTGCAGATCCGCCTTGGCGTGGTACAGGTGGCCGACGTTATGCTCCGCCGGGTACTCGGCGCCGCGTCGGTTGAGGATCTCGAGCATCTTTTCTTTCAGCGCATGGCTGTCGACGCCCTTTTTCACCACATAGTCCTGATGGAAGACGTGGCACATAAAGTGGCCGTAATACAGCTTATGCACCAGCTGGCTGTCGATCTCCGGCGGCAGGGTTTCAAACCAGTCGGTATCGTTGCGGCGCAGGGCGATATCCAGTGCCAGAATATCTTCCACCTTGTCGGCATGCACTGCGTGGTAGCGCACGGCGGCGCCGGCGGCGGCGAAGCGGTGCAGGAAGGCCTTTTTGCCTTCTTCAGGCGTGCAGGCGAAAAAGGCGCCTTCGGCCTGGGCGAAATAATCGGTCAGGTAGCGCTGCGCTTCGTCTACCCCGGGGCCGGCCATCTTCAGCAGCAGGTGATGTTCGAAACGCTCGCGGTATTCCTTCATGCGCTTCGGCAGGTGGCTCGGCGCCAGATGGCTCAGGCCCTGCATCAGTCGATCGGTCAGGTTGTGCGGCAGCAGCGGCAGCTTGTTGAGGCTGGCGTCCATACGGCCTTTCAGGGTGAAGAAGCGCGGCATCTGATCGGTGCCGAGCTTGTCGATCATCATGAAGGTGTCTTTGCCGTACACCTCGGCGATGTCGAAGATATCGCGGTGCATGTACTCACCGGCCACCGGCAGGTTTTCGAACTGGCTCAGCATGTGGCGGCGCAGATCGGTCAGCACCGCGGTGTCGTTGGTGCCGATATAGAACACCTGCTCTTTGCCTTCTTTCTCGAAGGTGTCGAGCCGCACCGCGAACACCGCCAGCTTGCCGGCGCAGCCGGAGGCTTCGTACAGGCGGCGCTTGTCGGCGTTGAAGCGGGAAGGGGTGTCGGCGTCAACGTCGCGCACTCGGCTGGCGTATTCGTTATCCGAGGCGCGCAGCTCGCCGTATTCGACGTCTGTCGGGCGATAGTCGCCTTTTTCCAGCCGGGTGAGGATCTCTTCCGGCGTGTCGCCGAGGCGAATGCCCAGATGGTTCACCAGGCGCAGCTGGCCGTCTTCCCCGAGCTGGGCGTACAGCGCCATTTCGGTATAGGCCGGGCCGCGTTTCACCAGCGAGCCGCCGGAGTTGTTGCATACGCCGCCGATCACCGAGGCGCCGATGCAGGAGGAGCCGATCACCGAATGCGGTTCACGGCCGTAGGGCTTGAGCAACTTTTCGAGGTGATGCAGGGTACTGCCGGGGAAGCCGACCACCTGTTTGCCGTTATCCAGCACCTGAATATGATCGAGGCGCAGGGTGCTGACGATGACGATATCACGGTCATAGTCGTTGCCGCTGGGGGTTGAACCTTCGGTCAGGCCGGTATTGGCGGCCTGCATGATGACGATTTTATCAGCGGCTACGCAGGCCTGCAGAATGCGCCACAGCTGCAGCAGGCTGGTAGGGAAAACCACCGCCAGCGCCTGGCCTTCGCCGGAGCGGAATCCTTTGCGATAGCGTTCGGTATTGCGGTCGCCGGTCAACAACTGCGGGCCGCCGACGATGTCCTTGAGCTGGTTGATAAACGCCTGATTGCCTGGCTGCATGCTGCCTGTCTCCCTGTCATCCCCGTCGCTTTAACCGCGGCACCAAAGCGGCCAAATAAGCTAAGATGTTATCAATTAAATAACTTATTAAGCTATTAGCTTGATTGGCTAATGGCTTGCGGGTTTAATAGCGCTCGGCGTAGCCGGCCCGGCGCTCTTCGTCGCGCAGCGTCAGGATCTCCACGCCGTCTGCGGTGACCGCCACGGTGTGTTCCCACTGTGCCGACAGTTTTTTGTCGCGCGTCACCACCGTCCAGCCGTCCTTCTTCTGCTTGATGCGGCGGTCGCCCTGGTTGATCATCGGCTCGATGGTGAACACCATGCCTTCCTGCAGCACCATACCGCTGCCGGGTTGACCGTAGTGCAACACCGCCGGCTCTTCATGCATATCGCGGCCGATGCCGTGGCCGCAATACTCCCGCACGATGCTGTAGCCGGCCTGCTCGGCGTGCCGCTGGATGGCGTGGCCGATATCCCCCAAGGTAGCGCCCGGTTTTACCGCGCGAATGCCCTGCCACATCGATTCATAGACGTTGTTCACCAGCCGTTTGGCCAGCGGCGTTACCTGGCCGACGCAGTACATCTTGCTGGAGTCGGCGATATAGCCGCCGTTTTCCAGCGTGATATCTACGTTGACAATCATGCCGGAACGCAGGATTTTGCTGGCCGACGGCACCCCGTGGCACACCACATCGTCGATTGAGGTATTGAGCACATAGGGGAAATCATACTGCCCTTTGCTGGCCGGGCGCGACTTCAGCTCCTCGACGATAAACGCCTCGGCGCGGTCGTTGATCTCCATGGTGGAGATGCCTTCGACGATGACCTCATCGAGCATAGCAAACACTTTCGCCAGCAGGGCGCCGGAATGGCGCATTTTGGCAATCTCTTCCGGCGTTTTAATCACAATCTGTTTCACCCGACAATCTCCTTCAACGTCAGCGCGTTATCTTTCATCATCTTTTTTACCAGCTGTGGGTAGGTCAGTTCCGGATGGAACTCCGCCAGCATGCCGATCTTGATCCAGTACTCGGCCTGCGCGTTGATCGAACGCGTCATGGTCAGGCTGGCGAGGCGCAGATCGTCATGCAGCGCGTCTGAAATTTTTACGATGCCCATCGGCGTCTCCCTAAGTGAACAATATACGAAGTGTATACGTTTAGGATGGTCACGATGTGGCATTCCGTGGCGTAAGAAGATTCTGGTAACAACGATTGCCGCCGCCAGGCAATGCGTTTATTGTGATGAACGACTTTTTTGCCATGATTTTTCAGAAGGATTTAAGGCGTGACTAAACTACGTGTTGGGGTGATTTTTGGCGGTAAATCGGCGGAGCATGAGGTGTCGCTGCAGTCGGCCAAAAACATTGTGGATGCAATCGACAAAGAGAAGTTTGACGTCACGCTGCTGGGGATCGACAAACAGGGGCAGTGGCATATCAACGACGCCTCCAACTACCTGCTCAACGCCGAGAACCCGGCGCTGATCGCGCTGAACCGCTCGAACAAGAACGTGGCGCTGATCCCGGGCCAGGAAAAACAGCAGCTGATCGAAGCGGGCAGCGCTGGCGCGCTGGGCCAGCTCGACGTCATCTTCCCGATCGTGCACGGCACGCTGGGGGAAGATGGTTCCCTGCAGGGGCTGTTGCGCATGGCCAATATGCCGTTCGTCGGCGCCGGCGTGCTCGGCTCGGCGGTCAGCATGGATAAAGACGTCACCAAACGTCTGCTGCGCGACGCCGGGCTGGCGGTGGCGCCGTTCGTCACCCTGACGCGCGCCAACCGCGCCGGGTTCACGTTTGAGCAACTGAGCGAGCGCCTTGGCCTGCCGCTGTTCGTCAAGCCGGCCAACCAGGGTTCCTCGGTCGGGGTCAGCAAGGTGGAAAACCGCGCCGAGTTTGACGCGGCGGTGGCACTGGCCTTCAGTTTCGATCACAAGGTGTTGGTGGAGTCGGCGATCGTCGGCCGCGAGATCGAGTGCGCGGTGCTGGGCAACGACGACCCGCAGGCCAGCGTGTGCGGCGAGATCGTGCTGAGCGACGCTTTCTATTCTTACGACACCAAATACATCAATGAGCAGGGCGCTCAGGTGGTGGTGCCGGCGGCAATCGCGCCGGAAGTGAGCGACCACATCCGCGAGGTGGCGCTGAAGGCGTTCCGCACGCTGGAGTGCTTCGGTCTGGCGCGGGTGGATGTGTTCCTGACGCCGGACAACCAGGTGGTAATCAACGAAATCAACACGTTGCCGGGCTTTACCAACATCAGCATGTATCCCAAGCTGTGGGCCGCCAGCGGCGTCAGCTATCAGGCGCTGATCACGCGCCTGATCGAATTGGCGCTGGAGCGTCATCAGCAGGATCGCGCGCTGAACAGTTCGGTGTTCGATCGCTAAACGTGCTAGGGGGGCGGTAAAGCCGCCCCCGTCTATCATTTCACCGTCACGTCGATATCGCCGAAATACTTCTTCGACAGCGCCGCTACCGTGCCTTGCTGTTTCACTTTGGCGATGGCGGCATCCAGTTTTTTCTTCAGCGCCTCATCCCCTTTGCGCAGGCCGAAGGCGATACCTTCACCGAGGATTTTGTCGTCGCGCACCGCCTCGCCGACGAAGGCGAAGCCTTTGCCGTCCGGCTGCGACAGGAAGCCGCTTTGCCCCGACGGCGCCATCACCAGCGTGGCGTCGAGCCGACCGGCCGCCAGATCCAGATAAACCTGATTCTGATCCTGATAAGACACCACGTCGACGCCTTCATGCGCCCAATGGGTTTTGGCGTAGATCTCCTGAATCGATCCTTGCAGCACGCCCACGTGTTTGCCCGCCAGCGATTTGGCGTCCGGCAGCAGGCCGCTGTCGGCCTTGGCGATCAGGCGGTTCGGCACCTGATAGATGGCGTCGGTAAAGGCGATCGCCTGGCGCCGCTGTTCGGTCACGTTCATCGCCGAGTTGATGGCGTCGAACTTGCGCGCCTGCAATGCCGGGATCAGGCTGTCGAACGAGGTCTCCACCCAGCTGCACTTCAACTGCGCGGCGGCGCACACCGCGTCGCCCAGTTCGATGTCGAACCCTTCCAGTTTGCCGCTGGCAGATTTGGATTCGAACGGCGGATACAGCGCTTCCAGACCGAAGCGCAGGCTGTTTTCCGCCGCCAGAGAAGAGCCGGCGGCCAGCAGGCATCCGGCGGCGAACAGCGTTTTTAAAGCTTTCATAGGCAGTGCCCCTTTCCCATGGTCGGACAAAAAATCACACCTGGCTCAGGCGGCGCGCGCCTTCCTGCAGGGTCTCGTTATCTTTCGAAAAACTCAGCCGGATCAGGCCGGTATCGGTGCCGTCGCTGTAGAACGCCGACAGCGGGATCGTCGCCACCTTCGCTTCACGGATCAAGCGCACGGCGAAATCATTGTCGCTTTCGTGACTGAAGCCGCTAAAACGGGCCAGCATGAAGAAGCTGCCGCGGCTGGGCAGCAGCTCAAAGCGCGAGTCCTGCAGGGCGCTGGCCAGCAGATCGCGCTTTTGTTGGTAAAACGCCGCCAGCCCCAGATAACTCTGCGGGTTGGCGAGCGCGGCGGCGAAGGCGTGCTGCATCGGCGTATCGGCCGAGAACACCATGAACTGGTGCACCTTGCGGATCTCGTCCATCAGCGCCGCCGGCGCCAGACAGTAGCCGACGCGCCAGCCGGTGACGTGGTAGGTTTTACCGAACGACGACACGATCACGCTGCGTTCCGCCAGCTGCGGGTAGCGCGCCATGCTGTGGTGAATTTCGCCGTCGAACACCACGTGTTCGTAGACTTCGTCGGACAAGATCACGATGTCGGTGTCGCGGGTCAGGGCGCTCAGACGTTCGATGTCGTGTGCGTCAAACACCGCGCCGGTCGGGTTGTGCGGCGTGTTGACGATGATCATGCGCGTCCTGCTGTTGATGGCGGCGGCCACTTCATCCCAGTTGACGCGAAAATCCTGCAGCGACAGTTTGATCGCCACCGGCGTGGCGCCCTGCAGGCGCACGATCGGCGCATAGCTGTCGAACGCCGGTTCGAAATAGATCACCTCGTCGCCGGGATGTACCAGCGCGCTGATCGCCGAGTACAGCCCTTCGCTGGCGCTGGCGATCACCGTGATTTCTTCGTCGGCGTCATAGTGCGCGCCATACAATCGTTCAGCTTTTTCCGCCAGAGCAGCACGTAACGCCGCCACGCCGCTCATCGGCGCGTATTGGTTATGACCTGCACGCATGGCTTGCGCCGTTGCCTCGATCAGTTGCGGGTCGCCGGCGAAGTTTGGCGCGCCCTGCGACAGATTGAGGGCCTGATGTTCGGCGCTGAGTTGGCCAATGACGGTGAAAATGGTGGTGCCGACGTCCGGCAGCTTCGAGCGGGATGAACAGGCGCTCTGCATGATGGGCTCCAGGCAAACAGGGAAGTGTTGAGCGATTAAGCATCAGGCGGCGTAGGCGGACAAGGGAAAGTTTGTCATACTTGCCATGCACTACGATCATACCTAATCGAGGCCGCTATGCCGATATCCCTGCCGTCGCTCGACGTGTTGAAAACCTTTGTGGTGGTGGCGCAACGCCTCAACTTTACCCACGCCGCTCGGCAGCTCCACCTGACGCAGGGGGCGGTCAGCCGGCAAATCCTCGGGCTGGAACAGCGCCTGGGCTATCCGCTGTTCAGCCGCCAGGCGCGCGGCCTGGCGCTGACGCCGCAGGGCGCGCAGCTGCTGGCACCGGTGCAGCAGGCGCTGGGGCAGCTGGACGAGGCCCTGACGCGGGCCGCCGCCCCGCCGGGGGCGCTGCGCATCAAATGCCCGACCTGCGCCATGCGCTGGGTGCTGCCGCGTGTGATTCGCCTGCAGAATGAACGGCCTGACATGCACATCGAGTTGACCGCCTCAGTGTCGCACGGCCTGGATTTCAGCACCGAGCAGTTTGATGCTGCGGTGGTGTTCGGCCGGCCGCCGGGAAAAAAACTGGCCGCGCACTTGCTGTTCGACGAAATCCTCACGCCGGTCTGCACGCCGACGTTCCTGCCGCCGGCGCCCCGGCTGGCGGATTTGACGGACAAAACCCTGCTGCACCCAACGCGCGATCGGCGCGACTGGCTGCGCTGGCTGAAGGCGGCGGGGGCCGATGCGTTGCCGTCCGGCAAGGCTCAGCATTTCGATACTCTCGATCTGGCGATGAGCGCCGCGCTGCAGGGGTTCGGCATCGCCATCGGCGATCTGTGCCTGCTGGAGGAGGATATTCAGGCGCGGCGCGTCGTCACGCCGTTCCCGCTCTGCGTCACCAGCGGCGCGGCCTATTATTTGGTCTATCCTGAACGCGGGGCGCCGCCGGCGTTGGCGCAGCTGATCGATTTTCTGACGGCGGAGGCTGCCGATAGCCGCGCCCGGCTGCAGAATTACCTGCCGATAACTTGTAATGCTTTGTAAACATTACCGATGCGAATTCCCTTGGCGATGAAACAGAGTGTGGCAAACTGTTTCTTCACTCCGATTAAACTCCGCGGCTTTGGCGGCGGAAACACGCCTGAGATTAAAACAAGATGAAATGGCTTTGTGTGGTGAGTATGTTGTCCGGTCTGGCTCTCAGCCCGGTTTTTGCGCAGGAAACGCCGATAACGCAGGGCATTCACGCCCAGCAGCGCGACGCCTTCGTGTCCAATTTGATGAAGCAGATGACGCTGGAAGAGAAGATCGGCCAGTTGCGGCTGATCAGCGTCGGGCCGGATAACCCGAAAGAAGCGATCCGCGAGGGCATCCGCAAAGGACAGATCGGCGCCATCTTCAATACCGTCACCCGCCCGGATATTCGGGTGATGCAGGATCAGGCGATGCAACTCAGCCGCCTCAAAATCCCGTTGTTCTTCGCCTATGACGTGGTGCACGGCCAGCGCACCGTGTTCCCGATCAGCCTGGGGTTGGCGGCCAGCTTCGATCTGGAAGCCATTGCGCTCAGCGCCCGCGTGGCGGCGCAGGAGGCCAGCGATGATGGCCTCAACATGACCTTCGCGCCGATGGTCGATATTACCCGCGATCCGCGCTGGGGCCGGGTCTCTGAGGGCTTCGGCGAAGACACCTGGCTGGTGTCGAAAATCGCCAAAGTGATGGTCGACGGTTATCAAAACGGCGATCCGGCCAAGCCCGGTTCGGTGATGGCCAGCGTTAAGCACTTTGCATTGTACGGCGCCGTCGAAGGCGGCCGCGATTACAACACCGTCGACATGAGCCCGCTGCGCATGTATCAGGACTATCTGCCGCCTTACAAAGCGGCAGTCGATGCCGGCAGCGGCGGGGTGATGGTGTCACTCAACTCGGTGAACGGCGTGCCGGCCACCGCCAACCCGTGGCTGCTGAAAGAGCTGCTGCGTGAGCAGTGGGGCTTTAAAGGCATCACCATCAGCGACCACGGCGCGATTAAAGAGC
The sequence above is drawn from the Serratia sp. FDAARGOS_506 genome and encodes:
- a CDS encoding MetQ/NlpA family lipoprotein — translated: MTLRWRITPLAAAFAAVLALQGCDQKTDQNHIKVGVINGAEQDVAEVARQVAKEKYGLDVELVGFSGSLLPNDATDKGELDANVFQHRPFLEQQNKDHGYKLVAVGNTFVFPMAGYSKKIKSLKELPDGAVIAIPLDPTNLGRALLLLEKTGLITLKQGKGLLPTALDISANPHHYQIMELEGAQLPHVLDDPKVTVAVISTTYINQTGLTPTKDGIFIEDKDSPYTNIIVTREDNKDAPNVQNFIKAYESDEVAKAAEKIFNGGAVKGW
- a CDS encoding GNAT family N-acetyltransferase is translated as MTPSIRIAAIEALPDDYLLRGDFSFTIGCYALPQFDSPVDSWPTRPVAPFRKQYPLAPFANEDSVTFLAYRQDEAVGHITLSQNWNGYTLIDEIAVSAHARRQGIAGALLDYAKQWARQQETSGMMLETQNNNLAACRCYQHYGFILGGIDRLLYRAEPEIADHEIALFWYLPFNSEIGY
- the dld gene encoding D-lactate dehydrogenase, producing the protein MQPGNQAFINQLKDIVGGPQLLTGDRNTERYRKGFRSGEGQALAVVFPTSLLQLWRILQACVAADKIVIMQAANTGLTEGSTPSGNDYDRDIVIVSTLRLDHIQVLDNGKQVVGFPGSTLHHLEKLLKPYGREPHSVIGSSCIGASVIGGVCNNSGGSLVKRGPAYTEMALYAQLGEDGQLRLVNHLGIRLGDTPEEILTRLEKGDYRPTDVEYGELRASDNEYASRVRDVDADTPSRFNADKRRLYEASGCAGKLAVFAVRLDTFEKEGKEQVFYIGTNDTAVLTDLRRHMLSQFENLPVAGEYMHRDIFDIAEVYGKDTFMMIDKLGTDQMPRFFTLKGRMDASLNKLPLLPHNLTDRLMQGLSHLAPSHLPKRMKEYRERFEHHLLLKMAGPGVDEAQRYLTDYFAQAEGAFFACTPEEGKKAFLHRFAAAGAAVRYHAVHADKVEDILALDIALRRNDTDWFETLPPEIDSQLVHKLYYGHFMCHVFHQDYVVKKGVDSHALKEKMLEILNRRGAEYPAEHNVGHLYHAKADLQAFYRAADPTNSFNPGIGKTSKRKGWAEEH
- a CDS encoding DUF1460 domain-containing protein; protein product: MNQNKVVLLMLAIAMSGCVERPSAALPVTPPTDVTVSPPGVQPEMDASTRSKLRELLALRAGWPAAQPHGRTVSLISREFLGTPYLANRLVGSQSTPEQLVIDFRGLDCFTYIDYVEALSTARSEGEFVQRLVDIRYVDGKIAFPQRKHFFTDWAQRPHKVAEDITAQLSPHAVSLVKNLNRKADGSSYLPGLPNMQRSVTYIPSDSVDDKVLAQLRTGDYIGIYTNLDGLDVTHTGIFVMTDNGPVLRNASSRKANMRVVDSPFMDYVMATPGIVVLRSLSQ
- a CDS encoding acyltransferase — encoded protein: MSFAITTRQTGIVDVDAGRNVTVIEPCNLYGCRLGDDVFVGPFVEIQRHVSIGARSKIQSHSFICEYVTLGEECFIGHGVTFANDLFKDGAPNADPASWGCTRIGDRVSIGSGATVLAVNICSGAVIGAGAVVTRDITRKGIYAGNPARLLRELP
- a CDS encoding Yip1 family protein; the encoded protein is MVSHVWGLLAHPSAEFEQIKSENESVSHLYTHHVLLLAAIPVVCAFIGTTQLGWLSGEGHAIRLDMFTALYTAVAFYLLMLAGVAAMGKVIHWMARRYESRPSLHRCMVFAGYVATPMFLSGVVALYPVVWLCLFVGIIGLCYSGYLLNLGIPHFLNIDSKEGFIFSSSTFAIGILLLELLLGVTVLLWGYGSWLF
- a CDS encoding DMT family transporter — protein: MRLPSLWANAGLATLFVLLWSSGAIFSRWGLEHASAFAFLFFRCAIALAVLLAIGLWQRQCLPAPGTRRRVALIGVLMIGSYQICYLLALEQGITPGVLATLLGVQPILTQFITERRCTGLRALGLALAMVGLTLVVYQSLMVAHFSLSGMLFAFIALGCMTAGTLLQKGMAQPPLAVLPLQYAVGLLMCALALPFEPLRVAWRPEFVLSLLWMAVVISVLATFLLYRLIQRGNLVQVTSLFYLIPAVTALLDYLLLGHALAALSLLGMAGIVLGVMLVFRRV